The genomic stretch GTGGCTGTCGCGCAGCCTGCTGCTGGCGGACCGGGTGGTGTGCATCAGCGAGCGCACGCGGCGGGACCTGCTGGCGCGCTTCCCGGAGGTGGAGTCGCGCGCGGAGGTGGTGCCCATCGGCGTGGACCACGTCCACGCGCCGGTGCTCGACGCGACGAGCGGCGACTTCGTGCGCTCGCTGGCGCTGCCCAGGGAGTACGTCCTCTACGCGGGCTCGCTCGACGTGCGCAAGAACGTGGACCTGGTGCTGGACGCGGTGGAGCGGCTGCGCGCGCGCGGGCGCCCGGTTCCGCTCGTGCTCGCGGGGCAGAGCTGGTTCGGCTCCGGCCGGGTGGAGTCGCGCATCGCGCGGCTGCGCGCGGAAGGGCACGACATCCGGCCGCTGGGCTACCAGGCCGAGCCGGTGTTCTACGAACTGATGCGCCGCGCGTCGGTGTTCGTGTTCCCCTCGCGTTACGAGGGCTTCGGCCTGCCTCCGCTGGAGGCGATGCGGCTGGGGACGCCGGCCGTCGTCTCGACGGCGGGCTCGCTGCCGGAGGTCTGCGGCGACGCGGCGCCCGCGGTGCGCCCGGACGACGCGGAGGGGCTCGCGGCGACGCTGGACCGGCTGATGCGCTCGCCGGAGGAGCGGCGCGCTTTGTCGGAGAAGGGGCGCGCGCGCGCCGCGCAGTTCACCTGGGAACGGACGGCGGAAGGGACACTGGCGCTCTACGAGGCCGCGCTTCGACGCTGAGCGTGACGTCTGGCGCATGGACGGGGTGGGCCCGTCCTCGCCGCGCCGGAGCTGCCCCTGGAGGATGCGGATGCGGAAGCTCATCTGGAATGGTCTGGTGCTGGGCGGACTGGTGGTCGGCTGCGCGCATGGCGCGTCGAAGCAGGAGCCAGCGGAGCCGGATGTCGCGGCGGATGCCCTGCCCCCGGGCGACATCGTGGTGCCCCCTTCATCGTCGGAGGAGGCGGCGAAGTCCCCCGCCGAGGCGCTTCCGTTGGTGGTGATGCCCAACCCGCAGCCCAAGGACCCCATCAACATCGAGGGCGCCAAGGTGCAGGGCAACGTGCTCTCCTTGAGCGTCTCGCACGGTGGCGGTTGCGCCGAGCACTCGTACACCCTGGGGTGGGATGGCCAGTTCCAGAAGGACGCGAGCGGCGCGCCGGTGGCCGACCTGGTGCTCATCCACGACGCGAACGGCGACCGGTGCAAGGCGATGAAGTTCGCCGAACTGGGCTTCGACCTCACGCCCATCTCCGAGCGCCTGGCGACGCTCTCCGGCAAGTCGGGAGGCCGGGCGGTGCTGTCGCTGCCAGGGCTGTCCCTCCCCGTCGAGTACGACTTCTGAACCCGGGAGGCGCATGAAGCTCCACGAGGCCCGGGCCCGGCTGGAGGACTGCTTCGGCGGGGTGGAGGAGGGCGCGCCCAGGCTGCATGAGCCCGATGACGCGCGCTTCGCCTCGCGGCCCCACGCGGTGTGGTTGGAGTATCGCTGGTACGTCCAGGCGCGCGGACTGGCCGAGGTGTACCTCAAGTGGGAGCGTGTCTCGCCCGAGCGGTTCTCCGACGCGGAGGCCACGGTCCTGCGCGTCCACCTGATGGGCGCGTCGTCGGAGCTGGCGGAGCGTGCGCGGCGGATGCTGGTGGGGGGCGGCCCGGCGTCCGACAGGCTGAGGGGCTTGTTCGGTGACGACGGCGCGCGCCGCGAGCAGGTCGCCTTCGGGCGCACGCACGTCACGCTGGAGCACTGGGAGCCCGCCGGTCCGCGGCCGTTGCTGGAGGAGGCGGAGTTCGAGGCGCTGAAGCGGGCGCTGTGGAGCCCGGACACGACGCCCGCGGAGCGGCAGGCCGTCGTGCAGGAGCTGGCGCGGGAGCGCAGCCCCCGCGTGGTGGAGGCGTTGCTGGGCGTGCTCGAGCACCACCCCTCGTTGATGTCGCTGCGGGTGTTGTCCGAGTGGGGAGAGGTCCGGGCCCAGGCGCCGCTCCAGCGCGCCCTGGCCGCCGTCCACCCGGACAACCTCGCGGAGCTGTGGGTCCTCCTCTCGCTCGACCGGCGGCTGCGCGCCTGGGCGCGAATGGCGCGGTGACTACGCCGAGCAGACGCCCTCCGCGAGGAGGTCGTCACGCAGGCGCGTCAGCACCTTGCCGAGCAGGTTCTGCCCCCGCCACTTCGACGGGTCGTCGATGCGAGCGTCCTCCGCGGCGAGCCCCACGCCCCAGATGCGGTCGGTGGGACTGGCCTCCACCAGCTGCGTGCCACGCGTGGCCAGCAGCGCCTCCAAAAGCGCCGCGTTCTGCGTGAACTTGGCGCGGTTGCCCTCGTAGACGATGCGCTCGCGCTCCCGCTCCCACACGGCGTCGCTGAAGCCGCGCACCTCGCGACCCAGCGCCTTGTGCGTCTTGGGCGCGGTGGCCTGGAGGATGCTGGCCAGCACCTGCGCGTCACCGAACAGCCGCGCCTTGCCCGCCATCATGTACTGCTCCATGCAGCAGTACTCGACCCCCGCCACGACGAAGCGCGAGCGGTGCCACTGCGAGAACGGCGACTGCTCCCGCCAGAAGAACGTGAAACCACCCCGCGTCGTGTCCGTCATGTCCCTGTCTCCCGGCTTGGTGTGTGCTGGACACTAACGGGTGCCCCTCCCGGACCTGACAGTGGGAGGGGCGGGGCTGCTGGGGGCTTCAGCCCTGGGGCTTGTGGGCGCCCGGGAGCTTGGGGCCGAGCACGTCGCGCAGGGCGTCCGTCACGGTCAGCTTGGGCTCCCAGCCCAGGGCCCGCAGCTTGTCGGGGTCGCCGACGAGGCTGGGGATGTCGGAGGGGCGCAGGCGGGCCGGGTCCAGCTCGATGCGGGCATTCACGCCCGCGAGCACCAGCATCTCCTCCAGCAGGCTGCGGATGGTGCGGCCGTGGCCGCTGCAGATGTTGTAGGCCTGCCCGGGCTCACCCTTCACGAGCAGCAGCCGGTACGCCTCCACCACGTCGCGCACGTGGGAGAAGTCGCGCACGGCCTCCAGGTTGCCCGTGCGCAGCACCGGGTCCACCGTGCCCAGGCCGATGGCGCGAATCTGCGACGCGAAGGAGGGGACGACGAACGTCGGGTCCTGGCCCGCGCCCAGGTGGTTGAAGGGGCGGGCCATCATCACCTCCAGCCCGTAGCTGCGGTGGAACTGCACGGCCGCCAGCTCCGCCGCGGATTTGGACGCCGCATAGGGGCTGAGCGGCACGGGGCGGGTGTCCTCCGTGGCGCGGGTGCCCTCGGGCACCGGTCCGTAGACCTCGCCGGAGCCGACGAGGACGACGCGCGCCCTGGGGGCGCTCTCCCGCAGCGCGGTGAGCAGGTGCACCACGCCCATGGTGTTCACCGCGAACACGCGGGACGGGTTGTGGTGGCTCTTGGCCACCGAGCTGAAGCCCGCCAGGTGGATGACGCCCTCGGGCTTCGCCTCGGCCACGGCCGCCTTCACCGCGGCCTCGTTGGCCACGTCGAAGTGCAGGGCGCTGCTGCTCACCCCCTCGCCGCGAGGCCCGTGCGCCTCCACCACCTCATCGCCGGCGGCGCGCAGCAACGCGCACAGATGCCTGCCGACGAACCCATCCGCTCCCGTGACGAGAATCCGCATCTACCGCTGCCCTGCCTTCACGCGCTCCAGGTCCGCGTCCACCATCATCTCCACCAGCTGCTTGAAGCGCACCTTCGGCTCCCAGCCCAGCTTCTTCTTCGCCTTCGCCGGGTCGCCGATGAGCAGGTCCACCTCCGCCGGGCGCACGAACGCCGGGTCGATGTACACGTGCTTCTGCCAGTCCAGGCCCACGCGCCCGAAGGCGATCTCCACCAGCTCCTTCACGGTGTGCGTCTCGTTGGTGGCCACCACGTAGTCCTCGGCCTGGGGCTGCTGGAGCATCAGCCACATCGCCTCCACGTAGTCGCCCGCGAAGCCCCAGTCGCGCTTGGCGTCCAGGTTGCCCATGGGCAGCTTCTCCTGGAGGCCCAGCTTGATGCGCGCCACGTTGTACGTGACCTTGCGCGTGACGAACTCCAGTCCGCGCCGCGGGGACTCGTGGTTGAAGAGGATGCCGCTCACCGCGAACAGGCCGAACGACTCGCGGTAGTTCACCGTGATGTGGTGGCCGTACGCCTTGGCCACGCCGTACGGGCTGCGCGGGTAGAAGGGGGTGTCCTCCGTCTGCGGGACCTCCAGCACCTTGCCGAACATCTCGCTCGAGGACGCCTGGTAGAAGCGCACCTGCGGGCGGGTGTGGCGGATGGCCTCCAGCATCTTCGTCACGCCCAGCGCGGTGAATTCGCCGGTGAGCACCGGCTGGTTCCAACTGGTGGGCACGAACGACTGCGCCGCGAGGTTGTAGACCTCGTCCGGCTTGACCAGGTTGAGCAGCGACGCGAGCGAGAACTGGTCGAGCAGATCGCCCTGGTGGAGCTGGAGCTTCCCGTGCAGGTGCTGGATGCGCTCGAACTTCTCCTCCGAGGACCGGCGCACCATGCCGTGCACTTCATACCCCTTCGAGAGGAGAAGCTCCGCGAGATAGCTGCCGTCCTGTCCCGTGATGCCCGTAATGAGTGCGCGCTTGGTCGCCATGGTCGCTTTTCTGTGTTGGCTGGAGGACGCACTTTGTACCCGACGCAGTTACCAGGAGCCAACCGTTCCCACGGGCTTTGTACTTGAAAGACACACCTCTCGTGACAAGTTAGACCCACCTATTCGTCCGGAGCCCGGTCATGCGCAACCCACTCTCCCTTGTCCTGACTGCCTTGATGTCGGGTTCGCTCGCCGTCGCCCAGCCCGTCGAGGTGCAGCCCACGGTGGAGTCGACGCCCGGCGCCACCGCGCTCAGCGGCACCATCCAGGACGTCGCGCTGTCGGTCGCCTCGGACGACGCGGGCGTCAGCCTGCTCATCACCGCGTATGGGAATGCGGGCCTCATCACGTATGGCACGGATGGGCAGCCCATCGAATCCGAGCTGGCGGATGGGCCGACCTGGGCCGTCGCGGTGCGGGATGGATTCCTGCTCGATGGGGTCAATCGGACTCTGGCCGTGACGGCCAACTCGAACTTCAACGGGCTGGCGGCGTACGTGGTGGATGATCGGGCGGCCGACAAGCTCTCCCGTCTCGGGTTCGGCTTCGTCACCGGGGCGCAGTTCTCCAGCGTGGCGCTCTATCGCAGCCCGAGGACGGGGGCCTTCCATGTGTTCGCGGCGACGGACGGGGGCACCGTCCACCAGTACACACTCGACGGTGGGGATGGTGGGGTTGGCGCCACCCTGGTGCGGACGCTCTCCGTGACGCGCGGGGTGAATGGCCTGGCGGTGGATGACGAGGCGAGCGCCCTGTTCGTCATCGAACGCGGCACGGCCATCTGGCGATATGGGGCGGAGCCGGACGACACGACGGAGCGGGTGCAGGTCGTCGAACTCGGTGGGACGGCCCCGCTGTCCGCGAACGTCAACCGCCTGGGGCTGTACCGCTCGGGCGCGTCCAACGGCTACCTGATGGCCGCGGACACGACGGAGGGGACGTTCGCCGTCATCGACCGTCGCAGCCTGTCGTTCGTGGGGACGTTCCGCATGGTCGCGACGGATGGTGGCATCGACGCCATCTCCGCGAACGGGGCGCGAGGCCTCGCGGTGACGTCGCTGCTGGCGGGGGATGGCTTCCCCCATGGCCTCTTCGTCGGCGTGGACAGCGACAACGGTGATGGCGTGGGCAACCTCAAGCTGGCGCCCTGGCCGGCGGTGGCCGACGCCTTCACGCCGCCCCTCATCGGCGGCACGCAGCAGTCGGACGGTGGCTCCGACGGGGGCACGGACGGGGGCTCCTCCGACGGAGGGCGGGATGGCGGCGGCCCTTCCCCGGGGCAGCCTTCGGGCGGTGGCCAATCCCCCATCGACGACGACAGCTCGGGTTGCACGTGCGGCGCGGTGTCCGTGCCCGGCAGTGTGCTCCTCGGGCTGCTGACCCTGGGGTTGGCGGGGCGTCGTCGGCGACGGGACTGATGCGCGTTGCCAGGGCGCCCCGGGCGCGGTGAAGTGCGGCCGCGCATGCGTTCCTCGCACCCTCTCTTCCTCGCGCTCGCGACCCTGACCGTCGCCTGCGCCACCCCGCCTCCGCCCACGTCCACACCGGTGGACACCGCTCCGGTGAGGCTCACCCTCGTCGGCATCAACGACTTCCATGGCCAGGTCGAGCCGCACCGCACGCGCTTCCTGGATGGGAAGGTCCTGGAGCAGGGCGGCGCCGCGACGCTCTCCGCGTACCTGCGGGTGCTGCGCGCGGACAACCCCGACGGGGTGGTGGTGCTGGATGGGGGGGACCTCTTCCAGGGGACGCTGGCCTCCAACCTGACCGAGGGCGCCGTCGTCGTCGACGTCTACAACCACCTGGGGTTCGCGGCGGCGGCCATCGGCAACCACGAGTTCGACTATGGCCCGGTGGGGCCCTCCCCCGTGGCGTCGGACTCCAGCGCGGATCCGCTGGGCGCGCTCAAGGCCCGCGTGAGGCAGGCGCGCTTCCCGTTCCTCTCCGCCAACCTCAAGGACGCGGTCACCGGCAGGACCCCCGAGTGGTTGGGGAATGACGGGACGCACCTGCTCACCGTGAAGGGCGTCCGCGTGGGCGTGCTGGGCCTCACCACGGAGTCCACCCCCAGCGTCACCAACCCCGCCAACGTGTCCTCGCTGCGCTTCGCGCCCCTGGCCTCCTCCGCGCTCGAGGCGGCCCGCTCCCTGCGCGAGCGTGGCGCGGAGGTGGTGGTGGCCGTGGCGCACGCGGGCGGCAAGTGCGCGGACCTGACGAATCCGCGCGACACGTCGAGCTGCGAGCGCGGCGACGCCGAAATCATCGACATGCTGGAGAAGCTCCCTCCGGGCACGTTGGACGCCGTGGTCGCGGGCCACACCCACCAGGTGATGGGCCACTTCATCGCGGGCGTGCCCGTCATCGAGACGACGGGCCAGGCGCGCTCGCTGGGCGTGGTGGAGCTGTTCGTGGACCCGGTCCGCCGCCGCGTGGACCCCGCGCTCACGCGCATCCAGGCCGCCATTCCCCTGTGCGGCCACGTGGAGGCGGCCTCCTGGAGCTGTGATGGCCACAAGGTGGGCGTGCGGGAGCAGGGGACGCTGGTGCCGGCGGAGTTCATGGGCAAGCCGCTCTTCCCCGACGAAGCCGTCCACGACCTGCTGGCGCCGACGCTGGCGAAGGTGGCGCAGGCCCAGGGGCGCGCGTCTGGCGTGTCGTGCGCGGGGCCGCTGGCGCGCGGCTACACGGAGGAGGGCGCCCTGGGCAACGTCATCGCGGACGCGCTGCGGGAGGCCGCCGGCGCCGACGTGGCCATCATGAACCCCGGGGGCATCCGCGCCGACCTGCCGGCGGGGCCGCTGTCCTTCGGCCACGTCTACCAGGCGCTGCCCTTCGACAACACCGTGGCGGTGCTCACCCTCAGCGGCGACGAGCTGCGGCGGCTCCTGGAGCTGGCCCATGGCTGGGAGCGGGGCATGGTGTTCGCCGTCTCGGGGCTGGAGTTGACCCTGGCCCGCTGCCCGGGGCCGACGCGGCTGCGGGCGGTGACGCTGACCGGGGGCATCCCCCTGGAGCCCACCCGGCGCTATCGCGTGGCCCTCCCGGACTTCCTGGCCCGCGGCGGCGACGGCCTGGAGGGGGTGACGCGGCCGCTGCCCCCCGAACGGGCGGTGCTGGCCCCCATCCGGGGCATGGACCTGCGCCAGGCGTTGATCGCCTACGGCGAGTCCCACGGGGGCATCCTCCCCGCCCCGACCGTGGGCCGCGTGCGCTACAGCGGCGTCGCGACGGAGTGCCCCACCGCGTCCCGGTAGCGTCCGCCCCGGTCGAAAATTCGCCCCGGAGCTGATCCGCTGTGGCTGGACTGGGGCGGCAACCCTCGGAAAGATCAGCGGAAACGCTCCGGGGCCGATTTTTCGGCCTGGGATCAGTTTCCAACGGAGGGAAGAGTCCTTACTCTAGGGTGCGCGAGTGCCCGTGCCGAGGTGGCCCCAGTCAGGACTGCGTGCATGGGTACCCGAGAGCGGGAGGGACCGACATGCTCTACAAAGTGACCCCGATGATGACGCCGCCGCCGGAGAAGGCGAAGCCGCGTGAACCGGGGCAGGCCCAGCCGCGCAAGCGGCGCAAGTCCGCCGTCTACGACGCGGATGGCCACGAAGTGCTCATCTCGCTGATGTGCATCAAGTGCCGCACGCTGAAGCCGCTGGCCCAGTTCGGGCTGCGGAAGATGGCGGATGGCGCCATCCGGAACCAGCCCTGGTGCCGCACGTGCCGCTCGGGCGCGGGCACCAAGAAGCCCAAGGCGAGCAAGGACGCCGCCGCGAGCTCCGAAGAGGGCGGCCCCGTCCTCCAGGTGGTCGAGGGCGCGTCGGCGCCGAAGGACTCCGTCGAGCCCGCCGCTCCGGTTCCGCCCTCCGCCGCTCAGGGCTGAGTCCGCCGCCGCGCCAACTGCTTCCCGTGACCGACGGTGGTGGGCGAGCCACCGCCTGGAGGGGTATTCCCTGGCTCGGCGTTCCGACCACCGCTCGTTCCATGTCCGGGCGGCGGGCCCCGGTCCGCCCACGCACCGGAGTCGAGGTGCCTGGGCCCGTCGCGCCGGTCCGTCTACGAGAGCCGCAGCCCCGCGGGGAGCGTGTCGCCCAGCGCCCGCGCTTCGTCCGCGGCCTCCAGCGCCACCACCTCGCGCACCATGCGCACCCACGTCTCCGAGGCCTTGGCCGCGACGAGGGCCTCGGCGGTGCGCTCGCGCAGCGCCGGGTCGATGTCTCGCGTCCGGTCCCCCGTGAGGCGGGCGAGCTGCGCGGCCGCGAACGGCGCGCCGTCGATCTTCCGCAAGTCCAGCTTCAGCAGCAGCGACAGCCACGCCTCGGCGGTCTCCACGTCCACCACCTTGTGGCCGCTGCCATAGAGGGGAACGCGCGCGCCCAGCCGGCCCAGGGCCCAGGCCCAGGGGCCGCCGGACTTCGCCTCGGCCTCCAGGCGCGCGGCGATCCACCGGCCCACCTCGGCCTTGTCCCCCGGGGACAGGTGCTCCAGCGAGGCCGCGGTGCGGACCATCTCCTCCAGTCCCTCCGGCTGGATGCCCTTGAGCTTGCCGGGAGCGGGCGCGTCGGGCGGCACCCTCCGGGCGAGGTGCGGCTGGAGATAGGCGTAGAGCTTCTGCTGCTGGGCCTCCGTGAGTCCGCCGGAGACGCGGCGCCACATGACCCAGAACTCCGTCCACACCGCCTTGTCGGTGTGGTGCTGCGCCAGCGCCTCGAACAGGCCGAAGGTCTGCTCCGCGCGCCACCCATCCAGCGGGTAGCCGAAGCCGGGGCGCAGGGTGAAGCCGGCCAGGCTGTAGAAGACGCGCTCGTGGTCCTCGCTGCGCCGCCGCTTGCTGGCGCCCGCGAACAGGGTGCTCCACATCTCCCGGAGCACCGGCACCCGCCACGTGTCGCGCGGACCGAGCGCCTTCTCCAACGTGCGCGACAGCTGCTTCACGTCCTTGGGCCCCAGGGGCAGGGGCTTGTTGCCGTAGACGCGCTCGATGTTCTCCTTCGCCTCCGCGAAGCGCGCCGGCATGGACTCGGTGACGGTCAGCTCGTGCGAGCCGCCGGTGCCGCGCAGCTCGAACTCCAGCCGCCAGCGCTCGTCCGCCACGTCGGAGACGCAGTACAGCTCCAGCGTGCCGATCTCCGTCAGCGCCGCCTGGAGGTGCACCGGCACGTCCGCCACCTTCCCCGTGGCGCCCTTGAGCAGCGTGTGGATGGGGGGCAGGGGCTTGAGGTCCTCGGCCAGCGGGACGAGGTCTCCGGGCTTGTCGATGCGGTCGCTCGTCGTCGAGTAGAGCTGGAACTGGACGGGCCGTCCCAGGGTGAGGGTGAAGGGGCGCTCGCCCAGGTCGACCTTCTGCCCTTCCTCGAAGCCGCGCGGGATGAGGCACAGCGCGGGCTGCTCCGCGCTGTCCGCCGGACGCTGGAGGCCCACGTAGTACGCGCGCGCCGCGCCTCCGCCGATGCGCAGGCCGTGGCCGCGGCGCACCAGGCCGTAGTACGCCGCGCCGCGCGCCACGGCCAGCTCCAGCGATTCGTGGCGCAGCAGGGGGATGCGCGGGGCCTGGGGCCACCAC from Myxococcus stipitatus encodes the following:
- a CDS encoding glycosyltransferase family 4 protein; amino-acid sequence: MSTGPIAFDATLWDEPTTGIGLYTRCLAGALEARGVHLEKLGARASGEHPRGDSGRTSWTLARLPALLRRTRPPLYHALGNFNLPLTRVPGTAYVLTVLDLIPLLMPETVSAKFRWQFRLWLSRSLLLADRVVCISERTRRDLLARFPEVESRAEVVPIGVDHVHAPVLDATSGDFVRSLALPREYVLYAGSLDVRKNVDLVLDAVERLRARGRPVPLVLAGQSWFGSGRVESRIARLRAEGHDIRPLGYQAEPVFYELMRRASVFVFPSRYEGFGLPPLEAMRLGTPAVVSTAGSLPEVCGDAAPAVRPDDAEGLAATLDRLMRSPEERRALSEKGRARAAQFTWERTAEGTLALYEAALRR
- a CDS encoding NADAR family protein, translating into MTDTTRGGFTFFWREQSPFSQWHRSRFVVAGVEYCCMEQYMMAGKARLFGDAQVLASILQATAPKTHKALGREVRGFSDAVWERERERIVYEGNRAKFTQNAALLEALLATRGTQLVEASPTDRIWGVGLAAEDARIDDPSKWRGQNLLGKVLTRLRDDLLAEGVCSA
- a CDS encoding GDP-mannose 4,6-dehydratase, with the protein product MRILVTGADGFVGRHLCALLRAAGDEVVEAHGPRGEGVSSSALHFDVANEAAVKAAVAEAKPEGVIHLAGFSSVAKSHHNPSRVFAVNTMGVVHLLTALRESAPRARVVLVGSGEVYGPVPEGTRATEDTRPVPLSPYAASKSAAELAAVQFHRSYGLEVMMARPFNHLGAGQDPTFVVPSFASQIRAIGLGTVDPVLRTGNLEAVRDFSHVRDVVEAYRLLLVKGEPGQAYNICSGHGRTIRSLLEEMLVLAGVNARIELDPARLRPSDIPSLVGDPDKLRALGWEPKLTVTDALRDVLGPKLPGAHKPQG
- the gmd gene encoding GDP-mannose 4,6-dehydratase, with the translated sequence MATKRALITGITGQDGSYLAELLLSKGYEVHGMVRRSSEEKFERIQHLHGKLQLHQGDLLDQFSLASLLNLVKPDEVYNLAAQSFVPTSWNQPVLTGEFTALGVTKMLEAIRHTRPQVRFYQASSSEMFGKVLEVPQTEDTPFYPRSPYGVAKAYGHHITVNYRESFGLFAVSGILFNHESPRRGLEFVTRKVTYNVARIKLGLQEKLPMGNLDAKRDWGFAGDYVEAMWLMLQQPQAEDYVVATNETHTVKELVEIAFGRVGLDWQKHVYIDPAFVRPAEVDLLIGDPAKAKKKLGWEPKVRFKQLVEMMVDADLERVKAGQR
- a CDS encoding myxosortase-dependent phytase-like phosphatase produces the protein MRNPLSLVLTALMSGSLAVAQPVEVQPTVESTPGATALSGTIQDVALSVASDDAGVSLLITAYGNAGLITYGTDGQPIESELADGPTWAVAVRDGFLLDGVNRTLAVTANSNFNGLAAYVVDDRAADKLSRLGFGFVTGAQFSSVALYRSPRTGAFHVFAATDGGTVHQYTLDGGDGGVGATLVRTLSVTRGVNGLAVDDEASALFVIERGTAIWRYGAEPDDTTERVQVVELGGTAPLSANVNRLGLYRSGASNGYLMAADTTEGTFAVIDRRSLSFVGTFRMVATDGGIDAISANGARGLAVTSLLAGDGFPHGLFVGVDSDNGDGVGNLKLAPWPAVADAFTPPLIGGTQQSDGGSDGGTDGGSSDGGRDGGGPSPGQPSGGGQSPIDDDSSGCTCGAVSVPGSVLLGLLTLGLAGRRRRRD
- a CDS encoding bifunctional metallophosphatase/5'-nucleotidase; translation: MRSSHPLFLALATLTVACATPPPPTSTPVDTAPVRLTLVGINDFHGQVEPHRTRFLDGKVLEQGGAATLSAYLRVLRADNPDGVVVLDGGDLFQGTLASNLTEGAVVVDVYNHLGFAAAAIGNHEFDYGPVGPSPVASDSSADPLGALKARVRQARFPFLSANLKDAVTGRTPEWLGNDGTHLLTVKGVRVGVLGLTTESTPSVTNPANVSSLRFAPLASSALEAARSLRERGAEVVVAVAHAGGKCADLTNPRDTSSCERGDAEIIDMLEKLPPGTLDAVVAGHTHQVMGHFIAGVPVIETTGQARSLGVVELFVDPVRRRVDPALTRIQAAIPLCGHVEAASWSCDGHKVGVREQGTLVPAEFMGKPLFPDEAVHDLLAPTLAKVAQAQGRASGVSCAGPLARGYTEEGALGNVIADALREAAGADVAIMNPGGIRADLPAGPLSFGHVYQALPFDNTVAVLTLSGDELRRLLELAHGWERGMVFAVSGLELTLARCPGPTRLRAVTLTGGIPLEPTRRYRVALPDFLARGGDGLEGVTRPLPPERAVLAPIRGMDLRQALIAYGESHGGILPAPTVGRVRYSGVATECPTASR
- a CDS encoding Hsp70 family protein; protein product: MRIVGIDLGTTHCAVASVDPTRGASAPVEDFSIPQLVRQGEVAPRALLPSTVYVPAGHELSADSLRLPWGDDGGPYVVGELARWQGARVPGRLVASAKSWLCHPGVDRSAPILPWGAPADVHKLSPVDASALLLTHMARAWDFAHPDAPLAKQEVVITVPASFDESARALTVSAARKAGLEKFTLLEEPQAAFYDYTARHRSDLARTLADVRLVLVVDVGGGTTDFTLVHAGVSPEGPMLRRLAVGDHLMLGGDNMDAALARRLEEKLFPDGRRLSATQWTQAIQAARAAKESLLGKAPPEKHGVSLVGEGSRLLGGTLSSELSRDEAQALVLDGFFPRTAPTDRPRRAARMALQELGLPYVQDAAVTRHLAAFLAQHAAAGFAALGETSPSEGALPRPDAILLNGGVFNSPWISDRLVEAVSAWWPQAPRIPLLRHESLELAVARGAAYYGLVRRGHGLRIGGGAARAYYVGLQRPADSAEQPALCLIPRGFEEGQKVDLGERPFTLTLGRPVQFQLYSTTSDRIDKPGDLVPLAEDLKPLPPIHTLLKGATGKVADVPVHLQAALTEIGTLELYCVSDVADERWRLEFELRGTGGSHELTVTESMPARFAEAKENIERVYGNKPLPLGPKDVKQLSRTLEKALGPRDTWRVPVLREMWSTLFAGASKRRRSEDHERVFYSLAGFTLRPGFGYPLDGWRAEQTFGLFEALAQHHTDKAVWTEFWVMWRRVSGGLTEAQQQKLYAYLQPHLARRVPPDAPAPGKLKGIQPEGLEEMVRTAASLEHLSPGDKAEVGRWIAARLEAEAKSGGPWAWALGRLGARVPLYGSGHKVVDVETAEAWLSLLLKLDLRKIDGAPFAAAQLARLTGDRTRDIDPALRERTAEALVAAKASETWVRMVREVVALEAADEARALGDTLPAGLRLS